The following proteins come from a genomic window of Nostoc sp. ATCC 53789:
- a CDS encoding TROVE domain-containing protein, which produces MNYNFFTKNKTKTPQNQPIPGREAEMVQGRSGGWMFDAGIWKMLRRCLLVGTAKSTYYAGKQELTEDFVTVVRQAVAENPGRVAEEILYASDGRAINNSAPILALVLLSMGETPEAKQAFGEIFSQVVRTGSHFYEWLNYTKSLRGFGKVVREAGRTWLSREDVKGLAYQLLKYQQRQGFSHRDALRLFHVKPPTENHRQLFEWVVRGWEELPTDIPSEALAQIWWYEWLKRNPTQTHEAISQGRLTHEMAAPVGKMDQQAWQLLFQEMPISAMLRNLGSLTELSVLRADESANLLRVEAVLNNKEHLRKGRIHPIDVLKALKTYKSGGTLGRSKKTWNPVPRIVDILEKAVELSFDVVQPTGKVFMHAVDVSSSMGSLVADMGLSCCEIATTMALVTAKAEKNYMIRGFSTEFRELGISAKDSFSSAVRKASNQNFGGTDASVAYDWMIKNKFKADVVCFWTDSESWAGYKHPSQALKEYRKKVNPNIKAVYVTLTPYQITLVDPQDSLSWDLAGFDPGTPRIIQMLATGEL; this is translated from the coding sequence ATGAATTACAATTTTTTCACTAAAAATAAGACTAAAACACCCCAAAATCAGCCTATCCCCGGACGAGAAGCAGAAATGGTTCAGGGACGCTCCGGCGGCTGGATGTTTGATGCTGGCATTTGGAAAATGCTGCGTCGCTGTCTTTTGGTTGGTACAGCAAAAAGCACTTACTACGCTGGTAAACAGGAATTAACTGAGGATTTTGTGACAGTTGTCAGACAAGCTGTTGCCGAAAATCCCGGTCGTGTAGCGGAAGAAATTTTGTATGCTAGCGATGGACGCGCCATTAATAACAGTGCGCCTATCTTAGCTTTGGTGCTGCTGTCGATGGGTGAAACACCAGAAGCAAAACAGGCATTTGGTGAAATCTTCTCGCAAGTTGTCCGCACTGGTAGCCACTTCTACGAATGGCTCAACTACACAAAATCTCTGCGGGGATTTGGTAAAGTCGTGCGGGAAGCTGGTAGAACTTGGCTCTCAAGGGAAGATGTCAAGGGTTTAGCTTATCAACTGTTGAAATATCAACAGCGTCAAGGCTTCTCCCACCGAGATGCTTTGCGGTTGTTCCATGTCAAACCGCCTACAGAAAATCACCGTCAACTATTTGAGTGGGTAGTTAGAGGCTGGGAAGAATTGCCAACAGACATTCCCTCAGAGGCGTTAGCGCAGATTTGGTGGTACGAGTGGCTTAAGCGGAATCCCACCCAAACCCATGAAGCTATTTCCCAAGGACGCTTAACCCACGAGATGGCTGCACCTGTGGGCAAAATGGATCAGCAAGCTTGGCAGTTGCTATTTCAGGAAATGCCAATAAGTGCAATGTTACGTAACCTTGGTTCTTTAACTGAACTAAGTGTATTGCGAGCCGATGAAAGCGCCAATTTGCTACGAGTGGAAGCAGTTCTCAACAACAAGGAACATCTGCGTAAAGGTCGCATCCATCCGATTGATGTTTTGAAAGCACTTAAGACTTATAAATCTGGTGGAACATTAGGACGCAGTAAGAAAACTTGGAATCCAGTTCCTCGGATTGTGGACATTTTAGAAAAGGCAGTTGAACTGTCTTTTGATGTTGTGCAACCCACAGGTAAAGTTTTTATGCACGCCGTGGATGTTTCTAGTTCTATGGGTAGCTTGGTTGCAGATATGGGGCTGAGTTGTTGTGAAATTGCCACCACAATGGCACTAGTGACAGCAAAAGCAGAGAAAAACTATATGATTCGCGGCTTTTCTACCGAATTTCGTGAATTAGGTATCAGTGCCAAAGATAGTTTTAGTTCTGCGGTTCGCAAAGCTAGCAACCAAAACTTCGGTGGAACAGATGCGTCTGTAGCTTACGACTGGATGATTAAGAATAAGTTCAAAGCTGATGTAGTCTGCTTCTGGACTGACTCGGAAAGCTGGGCCGGGTATAAGCATCCAAGTCAAGCACTGAAGGAGTACCGCAAAAAGGTAAATCCAAACATCAAGGCGGTGTATGTCACCTTGACACCTTACCAAATTACTTTGGTAGATCCTCAAGATTCGCTATCTTGGGATTTAGCAGGGTTCGACCCAGGTACGCCTCGGATTATCCAGATGCTAGCTACGGGTGAGTTGTAG
- a CDS encoding quinone-dependent dihydroorotate dehydrogenase, protein MDIYKFAISPLLFNVVKTDPEWLHQQTIRSFSWLSQTPTSWTNQRLQKSLCLYDSRLEQNLFGLNFPNPVGLAAGFDKDGVAAGIWSNLGFGFAELGTVTFHAQPGNPHPRLFRLPLDKAALNRMGFNNLGAAAMAARLTKEKQESTHLIPIGINLGKSKVTPLEEAAQDYLDSFRLLKDLGDYFVVNVSSPNTPGLRSLQDASMLSAILNLLQQENTSHKPIFVKIAPDLEWEAIADIISLAKTYNLAGIIATNTTIRRDGLKTQVINQTGKSPQEEAGGISGEPLRDHSTEVIRFIWQQTQGEIPIIGVGGIFSPEDAWEKITAGASLIQVYTGWIYEGPLMVRRILEGLLVLLEQSGFNSIKEAVGLEVKNKK, encoded by the coding sequence ATGGATATTTATAAATTTGCAATTAGTCCGCTTTTGTTCAATGTGGTAAAAACAGACCCGGAATGGTTACACCAGCAGACGATTCGTAGTTTTAGCTGGCTATCACAAACCCCTACTAGTTGGACAAACCAACGCCTACAAAAATCTTTATGTCTGTACGATTCACGCCTAGAACAAAATTTGTTTGGGCTAAATTTCCCAAATCCCGTAGGATTAGCAGCTGGGTTTGACAAGGATGGAGTCGCTGCTGGTATTTGGTCTAATCTGGGTTTTGGTTTTGCAGAACTAGGAACTGTAACTTTTCACGCACAACCAGGAAATCCGCATCCCCGTTTGTTTCGTTTGCCCTTGGATAAAGCTGCTCTCAATCGTATGGGCTTTAACAATCTCGGTGCAGCAGCAATGGCGGCCCGTTTGACAAAGGAAAAACAGGAGTCAACCCACTTAATACCCATAGGGATAAATTTGGGTAAATCTAAGGTAACTCCCCTAGAAGAAGCCGCACAAGATTATCTCGATAGTTTTCGCTTACTCAAGGATTTGGGAGATTATTTTGTTGTTAATGTCTCTTCCCCGAATACGCCGGGGTTGCGATCGCTCCAAGATGCTTCTATGCTCAGTGCCATCTTGAATTTGTTGCAACAAGAAAATACTTCACATAAACCTATTTTTGTCAAGATAGCGCCAGATTTAGAATGGGAAGCGATCGCTGACATTATTTCTTTGGCTAAAACCTACAATTTGGCGGGAATTATCGCCACCAATACCACCATCCGCCGTGATGGACTCAAAACCCAGGTAATTAACCAAACTGGCAAATCACCTCAAGAAGAAGCTGGCGGAATTAGCGGTGAACCATTGCGCGATCACTCCACTGAGGTAATTCGTTTTATTTGGCAGCAAACCCAAGGAGAAATCCCAATTATTGGCGTTGGTGGCATTTTTTCCCCAGAGGATGCTTGGGAAAAAATTACTGCTGGTGCTAGCTTGATCCAGGTTTATACCGGCTGGATTTACGAAGGCCCACTGATGGTACGCCGGATTCTAGAAGGTTTACTTGTCCTACTAGAACAAAGCGGATTCAATTCCATCAAAGAAGCTGTGGGCTTAGAAGTAAAAAATAAAAAGTAA
- a CDS encoding GAF domain-containing protein produces the protein MGQPQKPIAAEQQILSLGRVLQSLREEDDVDVLIETTISYLKEQFDYKLIWIALYDRLNHILFGKGGISPDRDTSFLYQKVVLSPGDLLEQVVIEQHPLGIADLQTEIRAAEWRKIAEKLQIQGTILLPIRYKDRCLGLLLLGSERWGYLLTGEAKARLMMVLGELGALLYQQEIHKQQKQTKRTDEPLLELLENLRTLNNLNQRLEAGVQATHKFISPSRTNVYWFEREGRYFWCRMSNQLVKIDRNSSTQQAAGMTVQDLSDFYYALAVNQIVSIGDARSSLKSHFTAKLLQKLKVRSLLAAPIIWQKNLLGFLAVESNEPRIWTEADKNFVQGVAGLISLIAPNESMESTIKQIQEDAQLTSQVAQGIYSEHDLQETLHSCAKKVLARLTATRFLLLQYDPEQNNYQFIYQSQPQNRRPLTFSLNILKELDGQLLQRSTEAVEIENLDEDLRFFNWRPSLLESGVRSLLICKCTNGTIPAALLVITHETYRSWTTLEKELLWAVSQQIGVIVRQWQLHNRTTQQQKTSQAFEQCLNILTQTQNSKVEVNKKHLEHTALEQIASILGCPLALLLSWSPGENFAEIIPGVIENSQFGIFSDASIPIQSEALIQWALVTENYLTLKVDNLPSETRKWLNTPDKGQILVMGLRTNADYEITGVVLLADYQERRWSQQNLNAIATLISQLAWWRRQKQINRLLESTTEELRQLNWYKHRRLEEIQRITALSLKQIHDLGTPANELTQMRYQLLLRQLDHTATSMSGMLKLENWQLHISWETMPIASLLKRSLERIDNLLKQQKLWIGVHGLGQTIEEQESAKNSPLARGVPSSSSQSAMAIAGDIVKIELVIHELLVTACNRSPIGGRIDIWCRRLDASKPSEAKYSSTSGGGQQTSLELSITYNGAIEPQLLTELHDNTLKDVLAPTNLDQPPALHLLICQNLMQELGGELNFYQLPDNRVVSRLLLPLIGHDS, from the coding sequence ATGGGGCAGCCGCAAAAACCTATAGCCGCCGAACAGCAGATCCTCTCTTTGGGGCGCGTCCTCCAGAGCCTCAGAGAAGAAGATGATGTTGACGTTCTGATTGAAACTACTATTTCTTATCTTAAAGAACAGTTTGACTACAAACTGATTTGGATTGCTCTTTACGATCGCCTGAATCACATATTATTCGGCAAAGGCGGTATTTCACCGGATCGTGACACAAGCTTTTTATACCAAAAGGTTGTTCTCAGTCCTGGGGATTTATTAGAGCAAGTGGTGATTGAACAGCATCCCTTGGGCATAGCTGATTTACAAACTGAAATTCGCGCCGCCGAATGGCGCAAAATCGCTGAAAAATTGCAGATCCAAGGAACGATTCTTTTACCAATTCGCTATAAAGACCGTTGCTTAGGTTTGCTGTTACTGGGTTCAGAACGCTGGGGCTATTTACTGACAGGGGAAGCAAAAGCACGTTTGATGATGGTTTTAGGTGAATTGGGGGCATTGCTTTATCAACAGGAGATACATAAGCAGCAAAAACAAACCAAGCGAACCGATGAGCCATTATTAGAATTGCTTGAAAATTTACGCACCCTGAATAACCTTAATCAAAGGCTGGAAGCAGGGGTGCAAGCAACTCATAAATTTATTTCTCCTAGCCGGACAAATGTTTACTGGTTTGAGCGGGAAGGACGCTACTTTTGGTGTCGGATGAGCAATCAGCTTGTCAAAATCGATCGCAATTCCAGCACTCAGCAAGCTGCGGGAATGACTGTACAAGACTTGAGTGACTTTTATTATGCTTTAGCAGTGAACCAAATTGTTTCAATTGGTGATGCCCGCAGTTCTTTGAAAAGCCATTTTACGGCAAAATTACTGCAAAAGCTGAAAGTGCGATCGCTCCTGGCCGCTCCAATAATCTGGCAAAAGAACTTACTCGGTTTTCTGGCGGTGGAAAGCAATGAACCTCGAATCTGGACGGAGGCAGACAAAAATTTTGTTCAGGGTGTGGCTGGTTTAATATCCCTGATTGCACCTAACGAAAGTATGGAAAGCACTATTAAACAGATTCAAGAAGATGCCCAACTGACTAGTCAAGTTGCCCAAGGTATCTATAGCGAACATGACCTTCAGGAAACCTTACACAGCTGTGCTAAAAAAGTTTTAGCTCGACTAACAGCCACCCGTTTTTTACTGTTGCAGTACGATCCTGAACAGAATAATTATCAATTTATTTACCAAAGTCAGCCTCAAAATCGCCGACCATTGACATTTAGCCTGAATATTCTCAAAGAATTAGATGGACAGCTTTTGCAACGTTCAACGGAAGCCGTCGAGATTGAGAATTTAGATGAAGATTTACGCTTTTTTAACTGGCGGCCTTCTTTACTAGAAAGTGGAGTGCGATCGCTACTTATTTGTAAATGCACTAACGGTACTATCCCAGCAGCACTTTTGGTCATCACTCACGAAACCTATCGTTCTTGGACAACTCTCGAAAAAGAGTTACTGTGGGCTGTTAGTCAACAGATAGGCGTGATTGTTCGTCAGTGGCAATTACACAACCGCACTACCCAGCAGCAAAAAACTTCCCAGGCCTTTGAGCAATGCTTAAATATCTTGACGCAAACCCAGAACAGCAAAGTCGAGGTCAATAAAAAGCATTTAGAACATACAGCACTCGAACAAATAGCATCAATTCTGGGTTGTCCCCTAGCGTTACTGCTATCTTGGTCGCCCGGTGAAAATTTTGCAGAAATTATTCCTGGAGTGATTGAAAATAGTCAATTTGGGATTTTTTCCGATGCCTCTATTCCTATCCAGTCTGAAGCCTTAATTCAGTGGGCACTGGTTACGGAGAACTACCTAACTTTGAAGGTGGATAATTTACCCTCGGAAACTCGAAAATGGTTGAATACTCCAGATAAAGGTCAAATTTTGGTGATGGGATTACGCACCAATGCCGATTATGAAATCACAGGTGTAGTGTTATTAGCAGACTATCAAGAGCGTCGCTGGTCACAACAAAACCTGAATGCGATCGCAACTCTAATTTCTCAATTAGCTTGGTGGCGTCGTCAAAAGCAAATTAACCGACTTTTAGAATCCACAACAGAGGAATTACGACAACTCAACTGGTACAAACATCGTCGTCTAGAGGAAATCCAAAGAATAACGGCACTATCCCTGAAACAAATACATGATTTGGGTACTCCTGCGAATGAACTGACTCAGATGCGCTACCAGCTATTGCTAAGACAATTAGACCACACAGCCACCTCCATGAGTGGAATGCTAAAACTTGAGAACTGGCAGCTACATATCAGTTGGGAAACTATGCCCATAGCTAGTTTACTGAAGCGATCGCTCGAACGCATCGACAATTTACTCAAACAACAAAAGCTGTGGATTGGTGTACATGGCTTGGGACAAACAATTGAGGAGCAAGAATCAGCAAAGAATTCTCCATTAGCCAGAGGCGTTCCTTCTTCTAGCTCTCAATCTGCAATGGCGATCGCTGGTGATATTGTCAAAATTGAATTAGTTATCCATGAATTATTGGTTACTGCCTGTAACCGTTCTCCAATTGGTGGCAGAATTGACATTTGGTGTCGTCGTTTAGATGCGTCAAAACCCTCGGAGGCAAAGTATTCTTCTACAAGTGGAGGGGGTCAACAGACATCGCTGGAACTGTCGATTACATACAACGGTGCGATCGAACCACAGCTACTAACAGAACTACATGACAATACACTCAAAGATGTGCTTGCTCCCACCAACCTCGACCAACCCCCAGCTTTACATCTGCTAATCTGCCAAAACCTCATGCAGGAGTTAGGAGGAGAGTTGAATTTTTATCAATTACCAGATAATCGGGTAGTTAGCCGCTTGCTGTTGCCGTTAATTGGTCATGATTCTTAG
- a CDS encoding DUF2256 domain-containing protein codes for MGRVRSKSDLPTKICPVCQRPFTWRKKWQDCWDDVKYCSERCRRRRSEAQNETNRNTDANSAGD; via the coding sequence ATGGGGCGTGTTCGTTCTAAATCTGACCTACCTACAAAAATTTGTCCGGTATGTCAACGTCCTTTTACATGGCGTAAAAAATGGCAAGATTGCTGGGACGATGTGAAATACTGCTCAGAACGTTGTCGTCGTCGCCGTTCTGAAGCTCAAAATGAAACTAATCGCAACACAGACGCAAATAGCGCAGGGGATTAA
- a CDS encoding isoaspartyl peptidase/L-asparaginase yields MELQVQPKLIIHGGAGSSLHGKGGLETVRRSLHTVIEEVYSLLLSGATASEAVVQGCQMLEDNPRFNAGTGSVLQSDGQIRMSASLMDGALGRFSGVINISRVKNPIELAQFLQNSPDRVLSDFGSAELAREMQLPSYNALTDLRLQEWMQERQDNFKSTMAGVIAEPELLETSNAGRGTIGVVALDVSGRLAAGTSTGGKGFERIGRVSDSAMPAGNYATNNAGVSCTGIGEDIIDECLAPRIVVRVTDGMSLKEAMQRSFGEAHQNKRDLGAIALDASGAIAWGKTSEILLAAYHDGEKIGDTLEWNDSELIGYC; encoded by the coding sequence ATGGAGTTACAGGTGCAACCTAAATTAATTATTCATGGGGGAGCTGGTAGTTCTCTCCACGGTAAAGGCGGATTAGAGACCGTGCGCCGATCGCTCCATACAGTAATAGAAGAAGTCTATTCTCTGCTATTGTCAGGAGCAACTGCTTCTGAGGCGGTGGTGCAGGGTTGCCAAATGCTCGAAGATAACCCCCGCTTTAATGCTGGTACTGGTTCAGTATTGCAATCTGATGGTCAAATCCGTATGAGTGCTTCCCTAATGGATGGGGCATTAGGGCGGTTTAGTGGTGTAATTAATATTTCGCGGGTGAAAAATCCCATTGAGTTAGCACAATTTTTACAAAACTCGCCAGACCGAGTGCTATCAGATTTCGGATCGGCTGAGTTGGCGCGAGAAATGCAACTTCCCAGCTATAACGCTTTAACTGATTTGCGGTTACAAGAGTGGATGCAAGAGCGCCAGGATAATTTTAAAAGCACAATGGCTGGCGTGATAGCAGAACCCGAACTGCTAGAAACCAGCAATGCTGGACGCGGAACCATTGGCGTAGTAGCTTTAGATGTCTCTGGTAGGCTAGCTGCTGGCACTTCTACTGGTGGTAAGGGATTTGAGCGAATTGGAAGGGTAAGTGATTCTGCGATGCCAGCAGGTAATTATGCTACTAATAATGCTGGTGTTAGCTGTACTGGCATTGGGGAAGATATCATCGATGAGTGTTTAGCTCCCCGGATTGTAGTACGTGTCACTGATGGGATGTCCCTGAAGGAGGCTATGCAGCGTTCCTTTGGAGAAGCACACCAGAACAAACGAGATTTAGGAGCGATCGCTTTAGATGCTAGTGGAGCGATCGCTTGGGGAAAAACTAGCGAAATCTTACTCGCCGCCTACCATGACGGCGAAAAAATTGGTGACACTTTGGAATGGAATGATAGTGAATTGATTGGCTATTGTTGA
- a CDS encoding DUF29 family protein — protein MEELLELRQFLEQGKIHEALLLVDELEEMSLSDKINKIDSYGVILLIHLIKQKAEKRSTRSWDVSIENTVREINKINKRRKSGGYYLNQTELMDILQQGYQVALKRAALEAFEGRYEAQELAAMVDQEEILTQALEFIQQ, from the coding sequence ATGGAAGAACTGCTAGAACTTAGGCAATTTCTAGAACAAGGCAAAATCCATGAGGCGTTGCTGTTGGTGGATGAGTTAGAAGAAATGAGCCTCAGTGACAAAATCAATAAAATTGATAGTTATGGTGTAATTCTGCTCATCCACTTAATTAAACAAAAGGCTGAAAAACGTTCGACTCGCTCTTGGGATGTTTCGATAGAAAATACAGTGCGGGAAATCAACAAAATAAACAAGCGCCGCAAATCCGGTGGTTATTACTTGAATCAGACAGAATTAATGGATATTCTGCAACAAGGATATCAAGTGGCACTGAAAAGAGCGGCGCTAGAAGCTTTTGAGGGGCGTTATGAAGCCCAAGAATTGGCTGCAATGGTTGACCAGGAAGAAATCTTAACTCAGGCGCTAGAATTTATTCAACAATAG
- the glmU gene encoding bifunctional UDP-N-acetylglucosamine diphosphorylase/glucosamine-1-phosphate N-acetyltransferase GlmU, whose protein sequence is MVVVAILAAGRGTRMKSRLPKVLHSLGGRSLVERVIESVEPLSPSRRIVIVGYQSEEVQTAMHSIPNLEFVEQTVQLGTGHAIQQLLPHLEDYTGDLLILNGDLPLIRSETLQQMLQTHAQNQNAATILTSHLPDPTGYGRVFCNDENIVQQMVEHKDCTAAQRQNQRINAGVYCFRWPDLAKVLPHLQANNAQKEYYLTDAVTQVGQVMAVNVEDNQEILGINDRLQLATASEILQKRVKEKWMLAGVTLIDPASITIDETVELQPDVIIEPQTHLRGNTVIKTGSHIGPGSLIENSQLAENVTVQYSVVIDSTVQAGSRIGPYAHLRGHVQVGAGCRVGNFVELKNTQLGDRTNAAHLSYIGDTIVGNQVNIGAGTITANYDGVKKHRTKIGDRTKTGANSVLVAPITLGDDVYIAAGSTVTEDVPNDSLVIARSRQVVKPAWQRKSVENETKDQHK, encoded by the coding sequence ATGGTAGTTGTAGCAATTCTAGCGGCGGGACGCGGCACACGGATGAAATCACGCTTACCCAAGGTTTTACATTCTTTGGGTGGGCGATCGCTAGTCGAGAGAGTTATCGAAAGTGTAGAACCACTTTCGCCCTCACGACGAATCGTAATTGTCGGGTATCAGTCCGAAGAAGTGCAAACCGCCATGCATTCAATTCCCAACTTGGAGTTTGTTGAACAGACTGTACAACTGGGAACCGGTCATGCCATCCAGCAATTACTTCCACACTTGGAAGATTACACAGGGGATTTGCTGATACTTAACGGCGATTTACCGTTGATACGCAGCGAAACTCTCCAGCAGATGTTACAAACTCACGCCCAAAATCAGAATGCTGCCACCATTCTTACCTCGCACTTACCAGACCCGACGGGCTACGGGCGAGTTTTTTGTAACGATGAAAATATTGTGCAGCAAATGGTCGAACACAAAGATTGTACTGCTGCTCAAAGACAAAATCAGCGGATTAACGCTGGAGTTTACTGCTTCCGTTGGCCAGATTTGGCAAAGGTGCTTCCCCACCTTCAGGCAAACAATGCCCAAAAAGAATACTATCTCACTGATGCCGTCACTCAGGTGGGACAAGTGATGGCGGTGAATGTGGAAGATAACCAAGAAATTCTCGGTATCAACGATCGCCTGCAACTAGCAACAGCATCTGAAATTTTGCAAAAACGAGTCAAGGAAAAATGGATGCTAGCGGGTGTCACCCTCATCGACCCTGCAAGCATTACCATTGATGAAACAGTGGAATTACAGCCAGATGTAATTATTGAACCCCAAACTCACCTGCGGGGAAATACGGTAATTAAAACAGGGAGTCATATTGGGCCGGGAAGTTTAATTGAAAATAGCCAGTTGGCTGAAAACGTCACGGTGCAGTATTCAGTAGTAATAGATAGTACTGTGCAGGCGGGAAGCCGAATTGGCCCTTATGCTCATTTGCGCGGTCACGTACAAGTCGGTGCTGGTTGCCGTGTGGGGAATTTTGTGGAATTAAAAAATACCCAATTAGGCGATCGCACGAATGCAGCACATTTGTCATATATAGGTGATACCATCGTCGGCAATCAGGTGAATATTGGTGCCGGTACAATTACTGCCAATTATGACGGCGTGAAGAAACACCGTACAAAAATAGGCGATCGCACCAAAACTGGAGCCAATAGCGTTTTAGTTGCTCCAATCACCTTGGGGGATGATGTTTACATTGCAGCTGGTTCTACCGTCACAGAAGATGTGCCTAATGATTCTCTGGTGATTGCCCGTAGTCGTCAGGTTGTGAAACCAGCTTGGCAAAGGAAAAGTGTTGAAAATGAAACCAAAGATCAACATAAATAA
- a CDS encoding two-component system response regulator yields MIQWKSNHTDFTEQIVSESNPISTVKSIGSNHVVGSQNNVEAYSLGLSQEDLMLEDSQAVSSWIKSDINCGDDSLVSRTLQVKGSKVNGFDLDPPKVLVVDDHAASRMTAVALLGMEGYEVIEADRGSTVVGLVTQKQPDLILLDVMMPGMDGFEVCQLLKQDEQTRLIPVIFITALNDRRSRIRGIEVGADDFLTKPFDRVELAARVKSLVRQKRLNEDLDHAEQVLFSIAMSIESRDPNTGNHCERLVKLGQLFGEYLNLSRYQIRDLMWGGYLHDIGKVGIPDAVLLKKEQLTAKDWEIMKQHVLIGEKICQPLRSMRGVIPIIRHHHERWDGSGYPDALKGDDIPYLAQVFQLIDIYDALSSERPYKIAYTTEEALSVMLEEANSGWRNPKLMQQFAQFIRCCQE; encoded by the coding sequence GTGATTCAATGGAAATCCAACCATACAGACTTTACAGAACAAATTGTTAGTGAGTCAAACCCCATTAGCACAGTAAAGAGTATTGGTTCAAATCATGTTGTAGGATCGCAGAATAATGTGGAGGCTTATTCTTTAGGCTTATCTCAGGAAGACCTGATGCTTGAAGATAGCCAAGCAGTATCTTCTTGGATAAAATCTGATATTAATTGTGGTGATGATTCATTGGTCTCTAGAACACTACAAGTCAAAGGTTCTAAAGTGAATGGGTTTGATTTAGATCCGCCGAAGGTTTTAGTAGTTGACGATCATGCCGCCAGTCGGATGACTGCTGTTGCCCTCTTGGGGATGGAAGGATACGAAGTCATTGAGGCAGACAGAGGTTCTACTGTTGTAGGATTGGTAACTCAAAAACAACCAGATTTGATTTTGCTGGATGTGATGATGCCAGGAATGGATGGATTTGAAGTTTGCCAATTGCTGAAACAGGATGAGCAGACTAGGCTAATCCCAGTGATTTTTATTACAGCGTTAAATGACAGGCGATCGCGCATTCGGGGAATTGAAGTTGGGGCAGATGATTTTCTCACCAAACCTTTTGATCGTGTAGAGTTGGCGGCACGTGTGAAGTCCTTGGTACGGCAGAAGCGTCTGAACGAAGATTTAGACCATGCCGAACAAGTATTATTTTCCATTGCTATGTCGATTGAAAGCCGCGATCCTAATACAGGCAACCATTGTGAACGACTGGTAAAACTAGGACAACTTTTTGGTGAATACCTCAACCTCTCACGCTACCAAATTCGAGATTTGATGTGGGGTGGTTATCTCCACGATATCGGTAAGGTGGGTATTCCCGATGCCGTGCTGCTGAAAAAAGAACAACTCACCGCCAAAGATTGGGAGATCATGAAGCAGCACGTTTTGATTGGGGAAAAAATCTGCCAGCCACTACGCAGTATGCGGGGTGTAATTCCTATTATTCGTCATCACCATGAACGCTGGGATGGTTCAGGCTACCCTGATGCACTCAAGGGGGATGATATTCCCTATCTGGCACAAGTATTTCAATTAATTGATATTTATGATGCTTTAAGTAGTGAACGACCTTACAAAATAGCTTATACCACAGAAGAAGCACTTTCAGTGATGCTAGAAGAAGCTAATTCTGGTTGGCGTAATCCCAAACTAATGCAGCAATTTGCACAGTTTATTCGATGCTGTCAGGAATAG
- a CDS encoding MnmC family methyltransferase: MSDLENFTPKLTADGSFTFVSDDFGESFHSYYGAKQESFFKFVEPTQLATVAQKPVLRLLDICYGLGYNTAAALQTIWAVNPSCFVEVIGLELNPAVPQGAIAHHLFNNWNCNYIEILSQLAFEHQVQTDRLKAKLLIGDARTTIALVHQSDFSADAIFLDPFSPPQCPQLWTVEFIKQLSLCLHQDGLLATYSCSAAVRTALLSAGLAIASTPPVGRRSPGTVAAHSASNESQNRSILTPLSQVEKEHLLTRAAIPYRDPGLSDSTEVIMMRRQQEQQASSLEPTSRWQKRWLLGTQGRDFMGSNL; this comes from the coding sequence ATGTCAGACTTAGAAAATTTTACACCTAAGCTCACAGCAGATGGTTCTTTCACCTTTGTCTCTGACGATTTTGGTGAATCCTTTCATAGCTATTATGGAGCGAAGCAGGAGAGTTTTTTCAAGTTTGTGGAACCTACTCAACTGGCTACAGTTGCTCAAAAACCAGTTTTGCGACTATTGGATATTTGTTATGGTCTAGGATACAACACAGCTGCTGCTTTGCAGACAATTTGGGCAGTTAATCCCAGTTGTTTTGTTGAAGTAATCGGTTTAGAACTGAATCCGGCAGTGCCACAAGGTGCGATCGCTCATCACTTGTTCAACAATTGGAACTGTAACTATATTGAAATCTTGTCCCAGCTAGCTTTTGAGCATCAAGTGCAAACAGATCGTCTGAAAGCAAAGCTACTAATTGGTGATGCTAGAACTACGATCGCGCTAGTACATCAGTCGGATTTCTCGGCAGATGCAATTTTCCTCGATCCCTTTTCGCCACCACAGTGTCCCCAATTATGGACTGTTGAATTTATAAAACAACTCTCATTGTGTCTACATCAAGATGGTTTATTAGCCACCTATTCTTGTTCTGCTGCTGTACGCACAGCACTTTTGTCTGCTGGTTTAGCGATCGCTTCTACCCCACCCGTAGGCAGGCGATCGCCTGGTACTGTGGCAGCACATTCTGCAAGTAATGAGTCTCAAAACCGCTCAATACTTACTCCCCTCTCGCAAGTCGAAAAAGAACACTTACTAACCCGTGCTGCTATTCCCTATCGCGATCCTGGATTGAGCGATTCAACCGAAGTCATAATGATGCGGCGACAACAAGAGCAACAAGCTTCTTCACTCGAACCTACCTCACGTTGGCAAAAAAGGTGGCTATTGGGAACACAAGGCAGGGATTTTATGGGAAGTAATTTGTAG